One region of Bacillus zhangzhouensis genomic DNA includes:
- a CDS encoding stage V sporulation protein AE — translation MGQRRKVILVTDGDIYAAKTIELAAENVGGRCISSSKGNPSKRTGPELVQMILQTPYDPVFVMFDDSGLTGEGTGETAMKHVARHPEIEVIGAIAVASKTHQAEWTKIHVSIDREGELTEYGVDKHGLPEMEPHKMSGDTVYCLDSLNLPLVVGIGDIGKMGRKDDLSKGSPITMKAVELILERSGFHEKRQGKCVPRPEEK, via the coding sequence ATGGGGCAAAGACGGAAAGTCATTTTAGTGACAGACGGAGATATATATGCTGCCAAAACCATTGAGCTTGCCGCTGAAAACGTTGGCGGAAGATGTATCTCCAGCTCAAAAGGAAATCCAAGCAAACGGACAGGACCTGAACTTGTTCAGATGATTTTACAAACACCATATGATCCAGTCTTTGTGATGTTTGATGATTCTGGTCTGACAGGTGAAGGAACAGGAGAGACGGCGATGAAACATGTAGCCCGCCACCCTGAAATCGAAGTGATCGGAGCGATTGCAGTTGCATCCAAGACGCATCAAGCCGAATGGACAAAGATCCATGTCTCCATTGACCGGGAAGGTGAACTGACAGAATACGGTGTCGACAAACACGGTCTTCCCGAAATGGAGCCCCATAAAATGAGCGGGGATACAGTGTATTGTCTTGACTCCCTCAATCTTCCATTAGTTGTCGGGATTGGAGATATTGGCAAAATGGGACGGAAAGATGATCTGAGCAAGGGATCTCCAATCACGATGAAAGCAGTGGAATTAATATTAGAAAGGAGTGGTTTCCATGAAAAAAGACAAGGTAAATGTGTACCGAGACCCGAAGAAAAATGA
- the spoVAE gene encoding stage V sporulation protein AE, whose product MDYLIAFVAGGLICVIGQLLLDVLKLTPAHVMTTFVVAGTILDGFGIYDKFIEFAGAGATVPIVSFGHSLLHGAMHQADVHGFIGIGIGIFELTSAGISAAILFSFIVALIFKPKG is encoded by the coding sequence ATGGATTATCTTATCGCTTTTGTTGCAGGCGGACTTATTTGCGTCATTGGCCAGCTTTTGCTAGACGTACTCAAACTCACGCCTGCACACGTCATGACTACTTTTGTTGTGGCGGGTACCATTTTAGACGGATTCGGTATTTATGATAAATTTATTGAATTTGCAGGTGCAGGCGCAACCGTACCAATCGTCAGCTTTGGTCATAGCTTGCTACATGGGGCCATGCACCAGGCAGATGTACATGGATTCATCGGCATTGGTATCGGTATTTTTGAATTAACCTCTGCTGGTATATCAGCTGCGATTTTATTCTCATTTATTGTCGCACTGATCTTTAAACCGAAAGGATAA
- the spoVAD gene encoding stage V sporulation protein AD: MKLTGKQSWVFEHKLYVNAEGTAAGPKEKEGPIGHLIDKTYDEMHCDQKNWEMAERQLMDDAISTALSKANLEKSDIDLLLAGDLLNQNVTANYVARELKIPFLCLFGACSTSMESVAIASALVDGGFANRAIAATSSHNATAERQFRNPTEYGGQKPETATSTVTGSGAVIISQDPSQIQITSATVGRVMDLGITDPFDMGSAMAPAAADTIKQHLEDLGRTVDDYDLILTGDLSAIGSPILKDLLKEDGIQLGRKHDDCGLIIYTPDQNVFAGGSGCACSAIVTFSHIFQEMKAGNLQRVLIVATGALLSPMMVQQKETIPTIAHGVVFERAGGES, encoded by the coding sequence GTGAAACTAACAGGTAAACAATCTTGGGTATTTGAGCACAAGCTTTACGTCAATGCAGAAGGAACCGCTGCAGGACCGAAAGAAAAAGAAGGGCCGATTGGACATCTAATTGATAAAACATACGATGAAATGCACTGTGATCAAAAGAACTGGGAAATGGCTGAAAGGCAGCTCATGGATGATGCGATATCAACCGCATTATCAAAAGCAAATTTAGAAAAAAGCGATATTGATCTTTTGCTGGCTGGAGATTTACTCAATCAGAACGTCACAGCAAACTATGTGGCAAGAGAGCTGAAGATCCCGTTTCTCTGCTTGTTTGGGGCATGCTCGACCTCAATGGAATCGGTCGCCATTGCGTCAGCACTCGTTGATGGCGGTTTTGCAAATAGAGCCATTGCAGCGACAAGCAGTCACAATGCGACAGCAGAACGCCAATTTCGTAATCCGACAGAATACGGAGGACAAAAGCCAGAAACAGCAACAAGTACCGTAACTGGGAGCGGGGCCGTTATAATCAGCCAAGACCCCTCTCAAATTCAAATTACAAGCGCAACGGTAGGCAGGGTCATGGATCTTGGCATTACAGATCCATTTGATATGGGATCAGCTATGGCACCGGCAGCGGCAGACACCATCAAGCAGCATTTAGAAGATTTAGGAAGAACAGTAGATGATTACGATTTGATTTTAACTGGAGATTTATCAGCCATTGGTTCACCGATCTTAAAGGATCTTCTGAAAGAAGACGGCATTCAGCTTGGGCGAAAGCATGATGATTGCGGTTTAATTATCTATACACCCGACCAAAACGTATTCGCTGGAGGCAGCGGCTGTGCTTGTTCAGCTATTGTGACATTTAGTCATATTTTTCAAGAAATGAAAGCAGGGAATTTGCAAAGAGTACTGATCGTGGCAACTGGGGCGTTACTCAGTCCGATGATGGTTCAGCAAAAAGAGACCATTCCAACCATTGCGCACGGTGTCGTATTTGAGCGTGCAGGAGGAGAGAGCTAA
- the spoVAC gene encoding stage V sporulation protein AC: MSSLKENYPSKVKTYQPQPPYVLNCIKAFLVGGLICAIGEGLQNFYIHFFDFNEKTAGNPTVATLILISSLLTGIGIYDRIGQFAGAGSAVPVTGFANSMTSAALEHKSEGLVLGVATNMFKLAGNVIVFGVVSAYIVGIIRYIFEKMFS; the protein is encoded by the coding sequence GTGTCGAGTTTAAAAGAGAACTATCCATCTAAGGTGAAAACGTATCAGCCCCAACCTCCTTATGTCCTCAACTGCATCAAGGCGTTTTTAGTTGGCGGATTAATCTGTGCGATAGGTGAGGGGCTGCAAAATTTCTATATCCATTTTTTTGATTTTAATGAAAAGACAGCAGGGAACCCTACAGTGGCAACCCTCATTTTAATTTCTTCTCTATTAACGGGTATCGGTATTTACGATAGAATCGGCCAGTTTGCTGGAGCGGGATCGGCTGTACCGGTAACAGGTTTTGCAAACAGCATGACAAGTGCTGCCCTTGAGCATAAAAGTGAAGGGCTTGTTTTAGGTGTTGCCACAAATATGTTTAAGCTCGCTGGGAACGTCATTGTGTTCGGTGTCGTCTCGGCATATATCGTAGGGATCATTCGATACATCTTTGAAAAGATGTTTTCGTAG
- a CDS encoding stage V sporulation protein AB, giving the protein MIGKWLFVVLVGLGGGLTVGAGFVAFLTVLGIIPRLMQLTKTQRFIQGYEAAVISGAVVGGWATLSQIHLHVTKWLALPIGLLSGIFVGMLAAALTEVLNVLPILTKRIGMDGKIVLLLMAIVLGKVFGSLFHWLIYL; this is encoded by the coding sequence ATGATCGGTAAGTGGCTTTTTGTCGTACTCGTTGGACTAGGCGGCGGTTTAACTGTAGGAGCAGGATTTGTGGCATTTCTTACAGTGCTTGGCATCATTCCCCGCTTAATGCAATTAACCAAAACGCAGCGCTTCATACAAGGGTACGAGGCGGCTGTCATTAGCGGGGCGGTCGTTGGCGGCTGGGCAACCTTAAGTCAAATACATCTGCATGTAACCAAATGGCTGGCGCTGCCGATTGGTCTTTTATCAGGCATCTTTGTCGGCATGCTTGCAGCTGCACTCACTGAAGTATTAAATGTACTTCCTATATTAACGAAAAGAATTGGAATGGACGGGAAAATTGTTTTGCTGCTCATGGCCATCGTCTTAGGAAAGGTATTTGGTTCACTATTTCATTGGCTTATTTATCTTTAA
- a CDS encoding stage V sporulation protein AA: protein MDGQIFIRLRHRIKTGIDQLIYLEDIAQITGDEFAVQKLSKMPVYHVSKKDRHIVVLDIMHVVKTIKKTWPDIDIQTVGGSEAIVEIDTGKRQLSPVLFVFVWLLLFVGAALAIMNFHEDVSMRLVHIRLYEMITGKTVEHPYLLQIPYSFGLGLGMILFFNHVFKKRLNEEPSPLEVEMFKYQLDLDHYVALNENKETLKDIHDR from the coding sequence ATGGACGGACAAATCTTTATTCGGCTGCGCCATCGAATCAAGACCGGTATTGATCAGCTCATTTATTTAGAGGATATCGCCCAAATCACTGGTGATGAGTTTGCCGTACAAAAGCTTAGCAAAATGCCGGTGTATCATGTCAGCAAAAAGGATCGTCACATCGTCGTTCTTGATATTATGCATGTCGTCAAAACGATCAAAAAAACATGGCCGGATATCGACATTCAAACCGTTGGTGGCTCTGAGGCTATTGTTGAAATTGATACAGGCAAACGCCAGCTTTCTCCCGTTTTATTTGTGTTTGTATGGCTCCTATTATTTGTCGGAGCGGCGCTTGCCATAATGAATTTCCACGAGGATGTCAGTATGCGGCTCGTTCATATCCGCCTATATGAAATGATCACTGGAAAAACGGTTGAGCATCCGTATTTATTACAAATTCCATATAGCTTTGGACTAGGTTTAGGCATGATTTTGTTTTTCAATCATGTATTTAAAAAGCGTTTAAATGAAGAACCAAGTCCGCTCGAAGTGGAAATGTTTAAATATCAGCTCGATCTCGATCATTATGTCGCACTCAATGAAAATAAAGAAACATTGAAGGATATCCATGATCGGTAA
- the sigF gene encoding RNA polymerase sporulation sigma factor SigF, protein MDVEVKKQAKKAQLSNDEVKELIKKSQEGDQQARDLLVEKNMRLVWSVVQRFLNRGYEPDDLFQIGCIGLLKSVDKFDLSYDVKFSTYAVPMIIGEIQRFIRDDGTVKVSRSLKELGNKIRRARDELSKSHGRMPTVQEIAEYLDITPEDVVLAQEAVRSPSSIHETVYENDGDPITLLDQIADHSEERWFDKIALKEAIQELEEREKLIVYLRYYKDQTQSEVAERLGISQVQVSRLEKKILKQIQMQMDQKDS, encoded by the coding sequence ATGGATGTGGAGGTAAAAAAGCAAGCTAAAAAAGCCCAGCTGTCAAATGATGAAGTCAAAGAGCTCATCAAAAAAAGCCAAGAAGGTGATCAGCAAGCAAGAGACCTCCTCGTAGAAAAAAACATGCGTCTTGTTTGGTCCGTTGTTCAGCGCTTTTTAAATAGAGGATATGAACCAGATGATCTGTTTCAGATTGGCTGTATTGGACTGCTGAAATCTGTTGATAAATTTGATTTGTCATATGATGTAAAGTTTTCAACGTACGCCGTACCAATGATCATTGGTGAAATTCAGCGATTCATTCGGGATGATGGAACGGTCAAAGTCAGCCGGTCATTAAAGGAACTCGGAAATAAGATTCGGCGGGCAAGGGATGAATTGTCTAAGTCACATGGAAGAATGCCGACCGTTCAGGAAATTGCCGAATACCTTGATATCACACCAGAGGATGTCGTCCTCGCCCAAGAAGCGGTGCGCTCACCATCATCCATTCATGAAACGGTGTATGAAAATGACGGGGATCCAATTACATTGCTTGATCAAATTGCTGATCATTCTGAAGAAAGATGGTTTGACAAAATCGCACTGAAAGAAGCGATCCAGGAATTAGAAGAACGGGAAAAACTCATTGTGTATTTAAGGTATTATAAAGACCAAACACAATCTGAGGTTGCAGAAAGACTTGGCATTTCACAGGTGCAAGTTTCGAGGCTTGAAAAGAAAATTTTAAAACAAATTCAGATGCAAATGGATCAAAAAGACAGCTAG
- the spoIIAB gene encoding anti-sigma F factor, whose protein sequence is MRNEMNLTFSALSQNESFARVTVAAFIAQLDPTLDELTEIKTVVSEAVTNSIIHGYDGNPDGKVHIHVTLDDHVVYLTIRDEGMGITDLEEARQPLFTTKPDLERSGMGFTIMENFMDDVMVDSSPEMGTTIRLTKHLSKSKALCN, encoded by the coding sequence ATGAGAAATGAAATGAACCTGACTTTTTCGGCTTTAAGCCAGAATGAATCGTTTGCGAGGGTGACAGTCGCGGCGTTTATCGCTCAGCTTGATCCAACTTTAGATGAATTAACAGAAATCAAGACCGTCGTATCAGAGGCAGTGACAAACTCCATCATCCATGGCTATGATGGGAATCCAGATGGCAAGGTGCATATCCATGTCACACTAGATGACCATGTCGTTTACCTCACCATCCGTGACGAAGGCATGGGTATTACAGATCTTGAGGAAGCTAGACAGCCGCTTTTTACAACAAAACCAGACTTAGAGCGCTCTGGAATGGGCTTTACCATTATGGAGAATTTTATGGATGATGTCATGGTGGACTCATCTCCAGAAATGGGCACGACCATCCGCTTAACAAAGCATCTATCAAAAAGCAAAGCGCTTTGTAATTAA
- the spoIIAA gene encoding anti-sigma F factor antagonist encodes MSLDIDVQVKESVLCIRLTGELDHHSAETLRQKVTNYLETEDIRHIVLNLADLSFMDSSGLGVILGRYKEIKQLGGEMVVCAISPAVNRLFDMSGLFKIIRMEPSEQTALQTLGVAS; translated from the coding sequence ATGAGCCTTGATATTGATGTTCAAGTAAAAGAGAGTGTACTTTGCATTCGGTTAACAGGAGAGCTCGATCATCACTCCGCAGAAACATTGAGACAAAAGGTGACGAATTATTTGGAAACAGAGGATATACGCCACATTGTACTGAATTTGGCTGATTTATCATTTATGGACAGCTCTGGACTCGGAGTGATTTTAGGAAGATATAAAGAAATTAAGCAGCTTGGCGGGGAAATGGTTGTGTGTGCCATCTCGCCAGCGGTGAACCGGTTATTTGATATGTCTGGTTTGTTTAAAATCATTCGGATGGAGCCTTCAGAGCAAACGGCTTTGCAAACATTGGGGGTGGCATCATGA
- a CDS encoding D-alanyl-D-alanine carboxypeptidase has protein sequence MKRHICALFILMIIISMVSPSAIAKEKIEKPGEKQTSELAHEAKSAILIERDTGKVLYNKNSDEKLAPASMTKIMTMLLIMEAIDQGKLKMTDKVRTSDYAASMGGSQIFLEPGEEMTVKEMLKGIAIASGNDASVAMAEHIAGSEEQFVEQMNKRAKELGLTSTVFQNPTGLPEKDHYSTAHDMAKMAKELLKYEQITKFTGAYEDYLRQNTDKKFWLVNTNRLIKFYPGVDGVKTGFTGEAKYCLTASAKKGNMRVIAVVFGASTPKDRNAQVIKMLDYAFSQYTTHPLYKRGQDVAEVKVSKGKKKNIQLVTSEPISLLTKKGENVDQIKKEIKLSHDVKAPFSKGTKLGTIVLKKDGKVLHESPVEAKEGMEKASVWTFFKRAMADFVKWK, from the coding sequence TTGAAACGTCATATATGTGCATTGTTTATTTTAATGATCATTATCTCAATGGTTTCACCATCAGCGATAGCAAAAGAAAAGATTGAAAAACCAGGAGAAAAACAAACATCAGAATTGGCACACGAAGCCAAATCAGCGATCTTAATAGAACGTGACACGGGAAAGGTGCTTTACAACAAAAACAGCGATGAAAAGCTTGCACCCGCAAGTATGACCAAAATCATGACGATGCTTCTCATTATGGAAGCCATTGATCAGGGTAAACTGAAAATGACAGACAAGGTCAGAACGAGCGATTATGCAGCATCCATGGGCGGCTCACAAATTTTCCTTGAACCTGGAGAAGAAATGACTGTGAAAGAAATGCTGAAAGGCATTGCAATAGCGTCAGGAAATGATGCTTCAGTTGCCATGGCAGAGCATATTGCAGGATCTGAAGAGCAGTTCGTAGAGCAGATGAATAAAAGGGCGAAAGAGCTTGGCCTTACCTCTACAGTCTTTCAAAACCCAACAGGACTTCCTGAAAAAGACCATTACAGCACAGCTCATGATATGGCCAAAATGGCAAAAGAGCTGTTGAAATATGAACAAATCACTAAATTCACAGGAGCCTACGAAGACTATCTCCGGCAAAACACAGATAAAAAATTCTGGCTTGTAAACACAAACCGTCTGATTAAATTTTATCCAGGTGTCGATGGGGTGAAAACCGGTTTTACAGGCGAAGCCAAATACTGTTTAACCGCATCCGCTAAAAAAGGCAACATGCGCGTTATTGCCGTTGTCTTCGGCGCAAGCACTCCGAAAGACAGAAACGCTCAGGTAATCAAAATGTTAGATTACGCTTTTAGTCAATATACGACTCATCCCCTCTATAAACGAGGGCAAGATGTGGCGGAGGTCAAAGTGAGCAAAGGGAAAAAGAAAAACATTCAGCTCGTTACTTCTGAACCGATCTCCCTTTTAACGAAAAAAGGCGAAAATGTGGATCAGATCAAAAAAGAAATCAAATTGTCTCATGATGTCAAAGCTCCATTTTCAAAAGGAACGAAACTTGGTACGATCGTCTTGAAAAAAGACGGAAAAGTGCTGCATGAAAGTCCTGTAGAAGCAAAAGAAGGAATGGAAAAGGCGAGCGTTTGGACTTTCTTCAAACGGGCGATGGCTGATTTTGTGAAATGGAAATAA
- a CDS encoding purine-nucleoside phosphorylase, with amino-acid sequence MGAQFSEAVSYIKQASPYVPTVGLILGSGLGILADEIENPIKLKYEDIPGFPVSTVEGHAGQLVIGTLKGTVVCAMQGRFHFYEGYDMKQVTFPVRVMKEIGIETCIVTNAAGGVNTSFRPGDLMLITDHINMMGTNPLIGPNDSQGVRFPDMSAPYDKELLALAEKTAQRLGITVQQGVYAGMTGPSYETPAEVRFLRTLGADAVGMSTVPEVIVARHAGIKVLGISCISNAASGILDQPLSHDEVIEVTEKVKTSFLDLVKDIVKQLS; translated from the coding sequence GTGGGAGCACAGTTTTCAGAAGCGGTGTCATACATTAAACAAGCATCGCCATATGTACCAACAGTTGGGCTCATTTTAGGATCAGGGCTTGGCATTTTAGCAGATGAGATTGAAAATCCAATCAAATTAAAATATGAAGATATTCCTGGATTCCCTGTATCAACAGTAGAGGGACATGCAGGGCAGCTCGTGATCGGAACGCTGAAAGGCACGGTCGTTTGCGCTATGCAAGGACGTTTTCATTTCTATGAAGGATATGATATGAAGCAAGTGACGTTTCCTGTCCGTGTGATGAAAGAAATTGGCATTGAGACATGCATTGTCACAAATGCAGCCGGCGGTGTGAATACGTCATTCCGTCCAGGAGACCTCATGCTGATCACAGATCATATCAATATGATGGGAACCAATCCATTAATTGGTCCAAATGACAGTCAAGGCGTTCGTTTTCCTGATATGTCTGCACCGTACGATAAAGAATTGCTGGCACTTGCAGAAAAAACAGCCCAGCGTTTAGGTATAACTGTACAGCAAGGAGTTTATGCAGGGATGACAGGTCCTTCATATGAAACACCTGCTGAAGTTCGTTTCCTTAGAACACTTGGAGCAGATGCGGTAGGAATGTCGACTGTTCCAGAAGTTATTGTTGCGCGTCATGCAGGAATCAAAGTACTTGGTATTTCATGCATTTCAAATGCGGCATCTGGTATTTTGGATCAGCCGCTGTCTCATGATGAAGTGATCGAAGTAACGGAAAAAGTGAAAACAAGTTTTCTTGATTTAGTAAAAGACATTGTCAAACAACTCTCATAG
- the deoB gene encoding phosphopentomutase, translating to MPDYQYKRIFLVVMDSVGIGEAPDAADFNDVGADTLGHIAEKMNGLHMPNMAKLGLSHIKEIKGIPADEKPLAYYGKMQEASNGKDTMTGHWEIMGLYIDTPFKVFPDGFPDELLNELKEKTGRGIIGNKPASGTEILDELGEEHMKTGDLIVYTSADSVLQIAAHEEVVPLDELYRICEIARELTLDEKYMVGRIIARPFVGEPGAFVRTPNRHDYALKPFDRTVMNELKDDGLDVIAIGKISDIYDGEGITSSLRTKSNMDGMDKLVDTLKTDFTGLSFLNLVDFDALYGHRRDPEGYGKALEEFDARLPEVFDLLKEDDLLVITADHGNDPVHHGTDHTREYVPLIAYSKKHQEAKELPTAKTFADLGATVADNFKIAMPKYGTSFLSKLK from the coding sequence ATGCCTGATTATCAGTATAAACGCATTTTCCTCGTCGTAATGGATTCAGTAGGGATTGGGGAAGCACCAGATGCTGCTGATTTTAATGATGTAGGTGCAGATACACTTGGACATATTGCTGAAAAAATGAACGGGCTTCATATGCCGAATATGGCGAAGCTTGGGCTGAGTCACATTAAAGAAATCAAAGGGATTCCAGCGGATGAAAAACCACTTGCGTATTATGGAAAAATGCAAGAAGCATCAAACGGTAAAGACACAATGACAGGACACTGGGAAATCATGGGTCTTTACATAGACACACCGTTCAAAGTCTTTCCAGACGGATTCCCAGATGAACTATTAAATGAACTGAAAGAAAAAACAGGCCGAGGTATAATAGGAAATAAACCTGCGTCAGGTACGGAAATTTTAGATGAGCTTGGCGAAGAGCACATGAAAACAGGCGATTTAATCGTTTATACATCTGCGGATTCTGTGCTGCAAATTGCTGCGCACGAAGAAGTTGTGCCATTAGATGAGCTTTACCGTATTTGTGAAATTGCCCGTGAACTCACATTAGATGAAAAATATATGGTTGGACGGATTATCGCTCGTCCGTTTGTCGGAGAGCCTGGCGCATTTGTTAGAACGCCAAACCGTCATGACTATGCATTAAAACCATTTGACCGTACAGTCATGAATGAACTGAAAGATGATGGGCTAGATGTCATTGCGATCGGAAAAATCTCTGATATTTATGACGGCGAAGGGATCACATCATCTCTTAGAACAAAATCGAACATGGATGGAATGGACAAGCTGGTCGATACACTTAAAACAGACTTTACAGGACTCAGCTTTTTAAACCTTGTTGATTTTGACGCTCTTTACGGACATAGAAGAGATCCAGAGGGTTATGGAAAAGCACTAGAGGAATTTGACGCACGTCTTCCTGAAGTGTTTGACCTGTTGAAAGAGGATGATCTTCTTGTGATCACAGCAGATCATGGAAATGACCCGGTTCATCACGGAACAGATCATACAAGAGAATATGTTCCGCTCATTGCTTACAGCAAAAAGCATCAGGAAGCAAAAGAACTGCCAACAGCAAAAACGTTTGCTGATCTTGGGGCAACCGTTGCAGATAATTTCAAGATAGCGATGCCAAAATACGGAACAAGCTTTTTATCTAAACTCAAATAG